The following DNA comes from Vicugna pacos chromosome 13, VicPac4, whole genome shotgun sequence.
ttatccagtcatctgttgacagacagtTACTCTCTTGTATATATATTccgcattttctttattcatttgtcaGTGGATATTTTGgcagtttccttgtcttggctattttgaatagtattgcagtgaacacaggagtgcagatatttcttttagattctgatttcagttcttttagagCTATactcagaaatgggattgctgggtcatattgtagctctgtttttaatttctttgagggATTTATTTAAGTTAAATCGATTGCTCTTACGGAGCAAAGGGAAATAAACAGCGGTGATCTGTGATGGTGTTTGTTGCCCACTCGGAACCTGAAAAATGAGCTTCCCTCTCCCGGGGCCCTGGATGATTGTGAGCTCTGTTGTGCTCTTCCCCTTGCTTCAGACTTTATCCTGCCCTTCTGGCATGTCGGTGAGCTCCATCCCTGCCTGGCGTGAGGTAAATGCTGTCCTTCGTTTTATCCTGAGTTCTCATTCTTGTAGGAACGACTGTTCAAAGATCATTCACCAAAGGACCAACACGGTGCCCTTTGACCTGGTGCCCCACGAGGACGGCGTGGATGTGGCTGTGCGGGTGCTGAAGCCCCTGGACTCGCTGGACCTGGGCCTGGAGACTGTGTACGAGAAGTTCCACCCCTCCATCCAGTCCTTCACGGATGTCATTGGCCACTACATCAGCGGTGAGCGGCCCAAAGGCATCCAGGAGACCGAGGAGATGCTGAAGGTGGGGGCCACCCTCACAGGGGTGGGCGAGCTGGTCCTGGACAACAACTCCGTCCGCCTGCAGCCCCCCAAGCAGGGCATGCAGTACTATCTGAGCGGCCAGGACTTTGACAGCCTGCTGCAGAGGCAGGAGTCGAGCGTCAGACTCTGGAAGATCCTGATGCTGGGCTTTGGCGTTGTCACGTGTGCCACCCTCTTCTTCATCCTCCGAAAGCAGTATCTGCAGCGGCAGGAGCGGCTGCGCCTCAAGCAGATGGAGGAGGAGTTCCGGGAGCATGAGGCCCGGCTGCTGAGCCAGGCCAAGCCCGAGGACAGGGAGAGTCTGAAGAGCACCTGTGTCGTGTGCCTGAGCAACGTCCGGTCGTGCGTCTTTCTGGAGTGCGGGCACGTCTGTTCCTGTGCCGAGTGCTACCGCGCCCTGCCGGAGCCCAGGCGGTGCCCCATTTGCAGACAGGAGATCGCCCGGGTGATTCCCTTGTACAACAGCTAACAGCCTGCCAGGGCCCCGCAGTGAGACGTGGGAGGCCCCCCTGCCCGCTCAGGGGCGTTTACCTCGAGGCCTTTAGAAGAGCAGTGGTGGGGCAGCTGTTACCTCACACCCCCACCTCAGGATGCTGCCTGTCCGACCTGCACCCAGCGGGGGACTCACAGCCCCTCCCCGGGGCGGGCCTGGGGGGCGCTGCATCCCTTCTGGGAGCCTGGCCGGCATGTGCGCGGCTGAGACCACCTCATCGATCTTGTGCCAAAGCCAGTGACTCCAGCTCTTCTGCTGCAGCA
Coding sequences within:
- the MUL1 gene encoding mitochondrial ubiquitin ligase activator of NFKB 1 produces the protein MESGGRPSLGQFILLGTSSVVTAVLYSVYRQKAQVAQELKGAKRIHLGEDLKSILSEAPGKCVPYAVIEGAVRSVKETLNSQFVENCKGVIQRLTLQEHKMVWNRTTHLWNDCSKIIHQRTNTVPFDLVPHEDGVDVAVRVLKPLDSLDLGLETVYEKFHPSIQSFTDVIGHYISGERPKGIQETEEMLKVGATLTGVGELVLDNNSVRLQPPKQGMQYYLSGQDFDSLLQRQESSVRLWKILMLGFGVVTCATLFFILRKQYLQRQERLRLKQMEEEFREHEARLLSQAKPEDRESLKSTCVVCLSNVRSCVFLECGHVCSCAECYRALPEPRRCPICRQEIARVIPLYNS